GATGACACGGTCTGAAACATCGCGTGCAAACTCCATTTCATGGGTAACGATAATCATGGTCAACCCGGTTCCAGATAGCTCCTGCATGGTCTTGAGTACTTCCCCTACCATTTCTGGGTCAAGGGCTGAAGTTGGCTCGTCAAAGAGGATGGCTTCTGGGTCAACAGAGAGGGCACGAGCAATCGCCACACGTTGTTTTTGGCCCCCTGAAAGTTGTTTTGGTTTAGCTTTCCAGTATTGTTCCCCCATACCAACTTTCTCTAAGTTAGCTTTGGCGATACTCTCGGCTTCTTTACGGTCACGTTTGAGAACAGTTGTTTGAGCTACGATAGCATTTTCCAAGACATTAAGGTTTTCAAAGAGGTTGAAGGATTGGAACACCATACCGAGTCTCTCACGATAGGTAGTGAGATCATAACCTTTTTCAAGGACGTTATCCCCATGATAGAGGATTTCACCACCTGAAGGTGATTCGAGTAGGTTAATAGAGCGAAGGAAGGTTGATTTCCCTGAACCTGAAGAACCAATAATTGAGATAACCTCCCCTTTTTTGACACTGAGGGAGATATCTTTGAGAACTTCGTTTTTTCCGTATGATTTTTTGAGGTTTTTGATTTCTAAAATCGTCTCAGTCATTAGTGAACCCCTCCTCCTTGTGTGTAAGTATCTTGATCCAAACGGCGTTCTACATAACGCAAGATGCGAGTTACTGTGAAAGTAAGAACAAAGTAGATTGCTGCAATAACAAAGAATGTTTGGAAGTATTGGTAAGTTTGGGTTGCAACAGTGTTACCTGCGAAGTAAAGTTCCACGACAGAGATAACATTCAACACAGAGGTATCTTTAATATTAATGACGAACTCATTACCAGTGGCTGGCAAGATGTTACGGATAACCTGTGGAAGAACAATCTTGCGCATGGTTTGACCGTGGGTAAAACCAAGAGCAGTAGCAGCTTCGAATTGCCCCTTATCAACAGCGAAGATACCACCACGAACAATTTCACTCATGTAGGCTCCGGTGTTAATAGAAACAATGAATATAGCTGCCAGTGTACGGTCAATATTGATGCCAAAAGCTTGGGCAGTACCGTAATAGATAACCATAGATTGTACAATCATTGGTGTACCACGGAAAACTTCGATATAAACGTTAAGAAACCAACCGAAGATTTTTTGGAGCAAGGCTACAAATTTATTAGCAGCCTTAGGAGCTGTACGGTAAACACCAATCATAAGACCGATAAAAGTTCCGACAACAGTACCGATAATGGAGATAAGAAGTGTCATTGCTGTACCACGCAAGAATTGTGGCCAGTTTTTAGCAATAATAGTAGTCACTTGGCTAAAGAAGTTTCCTTTTTTAGCTTCATCAGTCTTATCTGCAGGTTGAATGTCAATGATGTGATCCATCAGTTTGACACGCTTTTCTTGGCTGATACCAGCAAGAACCTTATTGACTTGTTCCATTTGCTGGTTGTCTCCTTTACGAAGACCGACAGCCAAGGAAACATCATCGTCTGATACCTGGAAGCCGCCATCTTTAAGTGAAATCATCTTATATTTTGAGCTAGCCTTTTCAGCAGTGCGTGCTTCTGGTCGCTCTGAGACATAACCATCGATGATACCAGATGCAAGGGCTTGCCGCATCGCACCGAAGTCCCCCATGGCAGTTTGTTTGTTCACATTTGGAATCTGATCAATCAAGTTGTAGAGGTAAACTCCTTGTTGAGCTGTGATTTTAGCATTCTTGAAATCCTTGACGCTCTTAGCCTTGGCGTAATTGCCATCAGAGCTAACAACTATAACAGGTTCACTACGGTAGTAGCTATCTGAAAAGTCAATTTCTTGACGACGTTCAGCTGTTGGACTCATACCTGCGATAATCATATCAATCTTGCCAGAAGTGAGGGCAGGAATCAAACCTGTCCAAGCTGTTTTGACCACCAAGGGTTTCTTACCTTGGGCTTCAGCGATTTTTTTAGCGATTTGCACGTCATAACCGTTGGCATACTGTTTAGTACCTTCTATTGGAATGGCTCCGTTTGAGTTATCATCCTGTGTCCAGTTGAAAGGTGCATAGGCAGCTTCCATACCAACACGGAGATACTCGTCTGCTTGAGCGCTTGATACTCCGCCAAAAACGAGGAGGAGAGCCGCAAAGCAGGCTACAATAATTTTTTTCATTGAAACAATGTCTCCTATAAAAATGTCATTCCTTACTATTTTACAGGAAATTGAGACTGATGACAATAAGGTGATGCTAGAAAAAACTGTATATCAGGATTGTCTTTAAATACAGTTGCTAATTTGATATAATGGGGAGTATGATTTGGAGTCTTATTCACTATTGATGTGATAAGTCTAACATTTAAAAACGGAGATAATAATGCAAACGGCACAGTATATTATTGAATTACTAAAGGCAGTCTTTCTTGGGATTGTCGAAGGGATAACTGAGTGGTTACCCATCTCATCAACAGGTCATTTGATCTTGGTTAATGAATTCTTGAACTTAAGACAAAGTAAAGATTTCATTGATATGTTTAATATCGTTATCCAGCTTGGGGCTATTTTAGCAGTTATGGTCATTTACTTTAAACGTTTGAATCCCTTTCAACCTGGTAAAACAGCACGTGAAGTGCAGTTGACTTGGCAACTTTGGCTCAAGGTGGTCATTGCTTGTATTCCCTCAGCCTTCTTTGGTCTTCTTTTAGATGATTGGATGGAGGCCCACCTCAGTAATTTCTTTGTAGTAGCTATCATGTTGGTGGTCTACGGGATTGCCTTTATTTGGATTGAGGACCGCAATCGACGTGTAGAGCCTAAGGTAACGGACTTGGCACGTATGTCTTACAAGACCGCTTTCTATATTGGTCTTTTCCAAGTCTTGAGTATCATTCCAGGGACTAGTCGTTCAGGTGCTACTATTCTTGGGGGAATCATCGTTGGTACTAGTCGTAGCGTAGCAGCTGACTTTACCTTCTTCCTTGCTATTCCAACGATGTTTGGTTATAGTGGGCTTAAGGCAGTTAAGTATTTTATTGATGGGAACACCTTGACTGGTGGACAAGCGGCCAT
This region of Streptococcus thermophilus genomic DNA includes:
- a CDS encoding undecaprenyl-diphosphate phosphatase, with amino-acid sequence MQTAQYIIELLKAVFLGIVEGITEWLPISSTGHLILVNEFLNLRQSKDFIDMFNIVIQLGAILAVMVIYFKRLNPFQPGKTAREVQLTWQLWLKVVIACIPSAFFGLLLDDWMEAHLSNFFVVAIMLVVYGIAFIWIEDRNRRVEPKVTDLARMSYKTAFYIGLFQVLSIIPGTSRSGATILGGIIVGTSRSVAADFTFFLAIPTMFGYSGLKAVKYFIDGNTLTGGQAAILLVASVTAFLVSLFVIRFLMNYIKKHDFTVFGKYRIVLGIIVLFYGAVKLIFG
- a CDS encoding amino acid ABC transporter ATP-binding protein — encoded protein: MTETILEIKNLKKSYGKNEVLKDISLSVKKGEVISIIGSSGSGKSTFLRSINLLESPSGGEILYHGDNVLEKGYDLTTYRERLGMVFQSFNLFENLNVLENAIVAQTTVLKRDRKEAESIAKANLEKVGMGEQYWKAKPKQLSGGQKQRVAIARALSVDPEAILFDEPTSALDPEMVGEVLKTMQELSGTGLTMIIVTHEMEFARDVSDRVIFMDKGVIAEQGSPEQIFENPKEERTKEFLKRFLG
- a CDS encoding ABC transporter substrate-binding protein/permease, which encodes MKKIIVACFAALLLVFGGVSSAQADEYLRVGMEAAYAPFNWTQDDNSNGAIPIEGTKQYANGYDVQIAKKIAEAQGKKPLVVKTAWTGLIPALTSGKIDMIIAGMSPTAERRQEIDFSDSYYRSEPVIVVSSDGNYAKAKSVKDFKNAKITAQQGVYLYNLIDQIPNVNKQTAMGDFGAMRQALASGIIDGYVSERPEARTAEKASSKYKMISLKDGGFQVSDDDVSLAVGLRKGDNQQMEQVNKVLAGISQEKRVKLMDHIIDIQPADKTDEAKKGNFFSQVTTIIAKNWPQFLRGTAMTLLISIIGTVVGTFIGLMIGVYRTAPKAANKFVALLQKIFGWFLNVYIEVFRGTPMIVQSMVIYYGTAQAFGINIDRTLAAIFIVSINTGAYMSEIVRGGIFAVDKGQFEAATALGFTHGQTMRKIVLPQVIRNILPATGNEFVINIKDTSVLNVISVVELYFAGNTVATQTYQYFQTFFVIAAIYFVLTFTVTRILRYVERRLDQDTYTQGGGVH